ataataaaatcccaggaagagtacccgctgccttggcaggaactaatggggatccataataaactccaggaagagtacctgctgccttggcaggaactaatgtggatccataataaaatcccaggaagagaagctgctgccttggcaggaactaatggggatccataataaacctcaggaagagtacctgctgccttggcaggaactaatggggatccataataaaccccaggaagagtagctgctgccttggcaggaactaatggggaaccataataaacctcaggaagagtagctgctgccttggcaggaacaaatggggatccataataaacccccaggaagagtagctgctgccttggcaggaactaaaggtgatccataataaaccccaggaagagcagctgctgccttggcaggaactaatggggatccataataaactccaggaagagtagctgctgccttggcaggaactaatggggatccataataaaccccaggaagagtagcttctgccttggcaggaacgaatggggatccataataaacctcaggaagagtacctgctgccttggcaggaactaatggggatccataataaaccccaggaagagtagctgctgccttggcaggaactaatgggggtccataataaaccccaggaagagtagctgctgccttggcaggaactaatggggatccataataaacccccaggaagagtagctgctgcattggcagaactaatggggatccatattaaaccccaggaagagtagctgttgccttggcaggaactaatgggggtccataataaaccccaggaagagttgctgctgcctaggcaggaactaatggggatccataataaaccccaggaagagtagctgctgccttggcaggaactaatggggatccataataaaccccaggtagagtagctgttgccttggcaggaactaatggggatccataataaaccccaggaagagtagctgctgccttggcaggaactaatggggatccataataaacccccaggaagagtagctgctgccttggcaggaactaatggggatccataataaaccccgagaagagttgctgctgccttggcaggaactaatggggatcatccataataaacccccaggaagagtagctgctgccttggcaggaactaatgggtatcaataataaacctcaggaagagtacctgctgccttggcaggaactaatggggatccataataaacctcaggaagagtagctgctgccttggcaggaactaatgggtatcaataataaacctcaggaagagtacctgctgccttggcaggagctaatggggatccataataaacctcaggaagagtagctgctgccttggcaggaactaatggggatccataataaaccccaggaagagtagctgctgccttggcaggaactaatggggatctataataaaccccaggaagagtagctgctgccttggcagaactaatggggatccataataaaccccaggtagagtagctgctgccttggcagaactaatgggggtccataataaaccccaggtagagtagctgctgccttggcaggaactaatggggatccataataaacccccaggaagagtagctgctgccttggcaggaactaatggtgatccataataaaatcccaggaagagtagctgctgccttggcaggaactaatggggatccataataaactccaggaagagtacctgctgccttggcaggaactaatggggatccataataaaccccaggaagagtagcttctgccttggcaggaactaatggggatccataataaacctcaggaagagtacctgctcccttggcaggaactaatggggatccataataaaccccaggaagagtagctgctgccttggcaggaactaatggggatccataataaacacccaggaagagtagctgctgccttggcagaactaatggggatccataataaacctcaggaagagtagctgctgccttggcaggaactaatggggatctataataaaccccaggaagagtagctgctgccttggcagaactaatggggatccataataaaccccaggtagagtagctgctgccttggcagaactaatgggggtccataataaaccccaggtagagtagctgctgccttggcaggaactaatggggatccataataaacccccaggaagagtagctgctgccttggcaggaactaatggtgatccataataaaatcccaggaagagtagctgctgccttggcaggaactaatggggatccataataaactccaggaagagtacctgctgccttggcaggaactaatggggatccataataaaccccaggaagagtagcttctgccttggcaggaactaatggggatccataataaacctcaggaagagtacctgctcccttggcaggaactaatggggatccataataaaccccaggaagagtagctgctgccttggcaggaactaatggggatccataataaacacccaggaagagtagctgctgccttggcagaactaatggggatccataataaaccccaggtagagtagctgttgccttggcagaactaatgggggtccataataaaccccaggaagagtagctgctgccttggcaggaactaatggggatccataataaacccccaggaagagtagctgctgccttggcaggaactaatggggatccataataaaccccaagaagagttgctgctgccttggcaggaactaatggggatccataataaacccccaggaagagtagctgctgccttggcaggaactaatggggatcaataataaactccaggaagagtacctgctgccttggcaggaactaatggggatcaataataaaatcccaggaagagtagctgctgccttggcaggaactaatggggatccataataaaatcccaggaagagaagctgctgccttggcaggaactaatggggatccataataaacctcaggaagagtacctgctgccttggcaggaactaatggggatccataataaaatcccaggaagagtagctgctgccttggcaggaactaatggggatccataataaacccccaggaagagtagctgctgccttggtaggaactaatggggatccataataaactccaggaagagtacctgctgccttggcaggaactaatggggatcaataataaaatcccaggaagagtagctgctgccttggcaggaactaatggggatccataataaaatcccaggaagagtacccgctgccttggcaggaactaatggggatccataagaaactccaggaagagtacctgctgccttggcaggaactaatgtggatccataataaaatcccaggaagagaagctgctgccttggcaggaactaatggggatccataataaacctcaggaagagtacctgctgccttggcaggaactaatggggatccataataaaccccaggaagagtagctgctgccttggcaggaactaatggggaaccataataaacctcaggaagagtagctgctgccttggcaggaactaatggggatccataataaacccccaggaagagtagctgctgccttggcaggaactaaaggtgatccataataaaccccaggaagagcagctgctgccttggcaggaactaatggggatccataataaacccaggaagagtagctgctgccttggcaggaactaatggggatccataataaaccccaggaagagtagcttctgcttcTGCCTTGGcagtggatccataataaacctcaggaagagtacctgctgccttggcaaactggggatccataataaacctcaggaagagtacctgctgccttggcaggaactaatggggatccataataaaccccaggaagagtagctgctgccttggcaggaactaatggggaaccataataaacctcaggaagagtagctgctgccttggcaggaactaatggggatccataataaacccccaggaagagtagctgctgccttggcaggaactaaaggtgatccataataaaccccaggaagagcagctgctgccttggcaggaactaatggggatccataataaactccaggaagagtagctgctgccttggcaggaactaatggggatccataataaaccccaggaagagtagcttctgccttggcaggaacgaatggggatccataataaacctcaggaagagtacctgctgccttggcaggaactaatggggatccataataaaccccaggaagagtagctgctgccttggcaggaactaatggggatccataataaacccccaggaagagtagctgctgccttggcaggaactaatggggatccataataaactccaggaagagtacctgctgccttggcaggaactaatggggatcaataataaaatcccaggaagagtagctgctgccttggcaggaactaatggggatccataataaacctcaggaagagtacctgctgccttggcaggaactaatggggatccataataaaccccaggaagagtagctgctgccttggcaatgggatccataataaaccccaggaagagttgctgctgccttggcaggaactactggggatccataataaacctcaggaagagtacctgctgctttggcaggaactaatggggatccataataaacctcaggaagagtagctgctgccttggcaggaactaatggggatccataataaacctcaggaagagtagctgctgccttggcaggaactaatggggatccataataaaccccaggtagagtagctgttgccttggcagaattaatgggggtccataataaaccccaggaagagtagctgctgccttggcaggaactaatggggatccataataaacccacaggaagagcagctgctgccttggcaggaactaatggggatccataataaaccccaggaagagtagcttctgccttggcaggaactaatggggatccataataaacctcaggaagagtagctgctgccttggcaggaactaatggggatccataataaaccccaggtagagtagctgtttccttggcagaactaatgggggtccataataaaccccaggaagagtagctgctgccttggcaggaactaatggggatccataataaacccccaggaagagtagctgctgccttggcaggaactaatggggatccataataaacctcaggaagagtagctgctgccttggcacgaactaatggggatccataataaacctcaggaagagtagctgctgccttggcaggaactaatggggatccataataaaccccaggaagagtagctgctgccttggcaggaactaatggggatccataataaaccccaggaagagtagctgctgccttggcaggaactaatggggatccataataaacccccaggaagagtagctgcagccttggcaggaactaatcgggatccataataaaccccaggaagagtagctgctgccttggcaatgggatccataataaatacaaatacacataTAGACCATATCATTTGCATTGTTGTATGGTATTGTttaattgtattgtgttgttgtgttttattgttgtATTTGATTGTAACTTGTTGTTGTATTATATAGTTATATTGTATGGTTGTATTGTACCTtattgttgtattgtattgttgtattgtagGTGGTCTTCTTTATCATCACCCTCTCTATCAGTCTGGCTTGTGGGCACCAAATCGCCGGTCTCTCCTCCCCGGGCTTCGGCCAGTCTGCCACCGCCGCCTGCTACCTGCTGGTCACTCTGGTAGGGGCGTACTTCGGCTGTGGCCGCCTGCTCTCCTTTATCACCCGAGGTAGAGTGGAGGCTCCTGGGACACGGCTGAAGAAGAGGAGGGCTGGGGGTCAGGGGTCCAGAGTTCCAGAGGACTGTAACGACGTGGTACCTGTAGGCCTGGTGATGAACCTCCTGTCTGCCAGTGTGTTAGCCTGCCCCCTACTGGCCGTGGTTCCTCAGCTCACTGCGGGTCACGTCCCCTGGCTATGGACGGCTGCTGTATTCCAGCTGGGGGTGTGTGTCCTCTCCTACAGGGCCATGGACTCTCTGACAGCCACCTTCTATGGCTTCACCTCCATCCTACACTTCACTGAGGGCTACAGTGCTCTCCTCACAGCTCCCTcgttctccatcctcccctcctccccagttcCCTTCCCTGTtgtcttctctgttctgttcttcatCCTGGCTCTGTTCAGTTGTCAGAAGAGTCTAGCTGAGGGTCTGTATCAGCTGTTCTTCGTAGCATATACCATTGCCATCGCCGCCCAGCCATCGCTGTCCTTCCAGGCCGGGGCGCAGGGTGTACAGGCGGCAATCTTTGTCGTGTCAGCTGTGATGCTACTGGTCACCTCCTACAACATGTTAGCCAATAGGATCCCTACAGGGGAGGGTATGTTCAAGGCCTTGGTGATGCGTGTCAGCAACCTGACGCTCCGCCCCCGTGACAGACAGCTCCACGACCCTTACCTGGGCTACTCCAGGTATGCTGACGCCGAGGTGTTGGGCCACGCCTGCTCCGTGCTCGCTGCCTTCTCCATCACGTCGTCCGTGGAGGAGCGGGACCCGCTGGCTGTGCTGGTGCTGCCTTGGACTGTGGTGGCTGGGGGCATCCTACAGTTGCTGGTCGGCTCTGTAGCCTTCTCCCGAGGTAAGACCCGTGCATTATTAACATGTTACAATTCAATATTTGTTCTGTTCGTGTGATTATTGTATATCCAACACGTTTTCATCGTGTTCATTTCCGGTACCGTAGGTAAGACACTGGAGAGCACGGCATTCATTCTGTACGGTGTCATGTGGTCTGTCTGGGGGCTGACGCGGTACGGCGGTCTCTACGGTGACACCCGAGGTTTCAACGTAGCGGTCGGCATCATCAGCTTCCTGTTGTTCAACAGTCTGGTGACGGTGGGAGCTCTGTTCCtgaacatagcctggttcctctacgCCGCGACCTTTCACCTCATTATCATCTCCTTTCTGCTGGATGCCGTCGGAGCACTGCCTTATGGGTACGATATCGGCGTGTCTATCGTGTTCGGCCTGGTGTCTTTCTACTGCTTCCTGTCTGGTCTGTTCAACATGACCTTCCTGACCCCCCAGTTGCCCCTGGGAAGGGCCCTGGTTAGGCTGAgcggggaaggaggaggagggcgggACACCTGTCCACATGTCCCGGCACGCAAGGCCACGGCTGTTCACCAGATAGCAGGTAAGAGGGAGGCAACTAACctggtgtcccaaatggcaccctattcccttagtGGACTGCTTTAGACCTCAGGGTCctattgtatctctctctctctctcgctctctctctcgctctctctctctctctctctctcgctctctctctcgctctctctcgctctctctctgtctcacatgaACCCTGATACTGTAACAAGAAGCCtacgtctgtgtctgtctgtctccagagaTCATGAAGAGTGGGGGTATATGTGGGATGCCCACTGACACAGTCTATGTACTGGTGGCAGCCTGTAACAGACCTGAGGCTGTGGAGAAGGCATACAGGTGAATTACACTGCTTACTAGGCTCATATGCATCTCAGTGGATGAATAAACGTTGTACTCACAATGCTGCATAGTGGTAGGCTGGTCCCAGAGAGGTTTAACTGCCTCTCCAAACCCGTTGTCATccctatagacagtagtactgagccaacccctatagacagtagtactgagccaacccctatagacagtagtactGAGCCAACCTCTATAGACAGTAGTACTGAGCCAACCTCTATAGACAGTAATACTGAGCCAACCACTATAGACAGTAGTACTGAGCCAACCTCCATAGACAGTAGTACTGAGCCAacccctatagacagtagtactgagccaacccctatagacagtagtactGAGCCAACCTCTATAGACAGTAGTACTGAGCCAACCACTATAGACAGTAATGTTGAGCCAacccctatagacagtagtactgagccaacccctatagacagtagtactGAGCCAACCTCTATAGACAGTAGTACTGAGCCAacccctatagacagtagtactGAGCCAACCTCTATAGACAGTAATGTTGAGCCAacccctatagacagtagtactgagccaacccctatagacagtagtactgagccaacccctatagacagtagtactgagccaacccctatagacagtagtactgagccaacccctatagacagtagtactGAGCCAACCTCTATAGACAGTAATGTTGAGCCAacccctatagacagtagtactGAGCCAAACTCTATAGACAGTAGTACTGAGCCAACCTCTATAGACAGTAGTACTGAGCCAACCTCTATAGACAGTAGTACTGAGCCAACCCCTATAGACAGTAATGTTGAGCCAACCTCTATAGACAGTAATGTTGAGCCAACCCCTATAGACAGTAATGTTGAGCCAACCTCTATAGACAGTAGTACTGAGCCAacccctatagacagtagtactGAGCCAACCTCTATAGACAGTAATGTTGAGCCAacccctatagacagtagtactGAGCCAACCTCTATAGACAGTAGTACTGAGCCAACCTCTATAGACAGTAGTACTGAGCCAACCCCTATAGACAGTAATGTTGAGCCAACCTCTATAGACAGTAATGTTGAGCCAACCTCTATAGACAGTAATGTTGAGCCAacccctatagacagtagtactGAGCCAACCCCTATAGACAGTCATGTTGAGCCAacccctatagacagtagtactGAGCCATCCTCTATAGACAGTAATGTTGAGCCAacccctatagacagtagtactgagccaacccctatagacagtagtactGAGCCAACCTCTATAGACAGTAATGTTGAGCCAacccctatagacagtagtactgagccaacccctatagacagtagtactgagccaacccctatagacagtagtactGAGCCAACCTCTATAGACAGTAATGTTGAGCCAacccctatagacagtagtactGAGCCAACCTCTATAGACAGTAGTACTGAGCCAACCTCTATAGACAGTAATGTTGAGCCAacccctatagacagtagtactGAGCCAAACTCTATAGACAGTAGTACTGAGCCAACCTCTATAGACAGTAATGTTGAGCCAACCTCTATAGACAGTAGTACTGAGCCAACCTCTATAGACAGTAATGTTGAGCCAACCTCTATAGACAGTAATGTTGAGCCAACCCCTATAGACAGTAATGTTGAGCTAacccctatagacagtagtactGAGCCAACCTCTATAGACAGTAATGTTGAACCAacccctatagacagtagtactGAGCCAACCTCTATAGACAGTAATGTTGAGCCAACCCCTATAGACAGTAATGTTGAGCCAACCTCTATAGACAGTAATGTCGAGCCAACCCCTATAGACAGTAATGTTGAGCCAACCTCTATAGACAGTAATGTTGAGCCAACCTCTATAGACAGTAATGTTGAGCCAACCCCTAGAGACAGTAGTACTGAGCCAACCTCTATAGACAGCAATGTTGAGCCAACCCCTATAGACAGTAATGTTGAGCCAACCTCTATAGGCAGTAATGTTGAGCCAACCCCTATAGACAGTAATGTTGAGCCAACCTCTATAGACAGTAATGTTGAGCCAACCCCTATAAACAGTAATGTTGAGCCAACCTCTATAGACAGTAATGTTGAGTCAacccctatagacagtagtactGAGCCAACCTCTATAGACAGTAATGTTGAGCCAACCTCTATAGACAGAAGTACTGAGCCAACCTCTATAGACAGTAATGTTGAGCCAacccctatagacagtagtactGAGCCAACCTCTATAGACAGTAATGTTGAGCCAacccctatagacagtagtactGAGCCAACCTCTATAGACAGTAATGTTGAGCCAACCCCGATAGACAGTAGTACTCTGCCAACCCCTATAGACAGTAATGTTGAGCCAacccctatagacagtagtactGAGCCAACTTCCATAGACAGTAGTACTGAGCCAACCTCTATAGACAGTAATGTTGAGGCAACCCCTATAGACAGTAATGTTGAGCCAacccctatagacagtagtactGAGCCAACCTCTATAGACAGTAATGTTGAGCCAacccctatagacagtagtactGAGCCAACCTCTATAGGCAGTAATGTTGAGCCAacccctatagacagtagtactgagccaacccctatagacagtagtactgagccaacccctatagacagtagtactGAGCCAACCTCTATAGACAGTAGTACTGAGCCAACCTCTATAGACAGTAGTACTGAGCCAAACTCTATAGACAGTAGTACTGAGCCAACCGCTATAGACAGTAGTACTGAGCCAacccctatagacagtagtactGAGCCAACCTCTATAGACAGTGATGTTGAGCCAacccctatagacagtagtactgagccaacccctatagacagtagtactgagccaacccctatagacagtagtactGAGCCAACCTCTATAGACAGTAATGTTGAGCCAacccctatagacagtagtactGAGCCAACCCTTATAGAGAGTAatacctgtctctccctgtctctccctgtctcttcctgtctatccctgtctctccctctctccctgtctctccctctctctctgtctctccctgtctcttcctgtctctccatgtctcttcctgtctctccctgtctctccctgtctcttcctgtctatccctgtctctccctctcttcctgtctctccctgtctcttcctgtctctccctgtctcttcctgtgtctccctgtctcttcctgtgtctccctgtctctccctcaagGTGTAAGCAGCAGGCCCAGGACCGGCCCATGTCTCTGTGGGTCTCCTCTATAAACCAGTTAGAACCGGTCAGatccctgctgtctcctctgctctgggACTTCATGAGCGCTGCATGGCCCTCATCTATCAGCATGGTCATACCCAGGGGTTAGTGGGTGACTTatcaacactgtgtgtgtgtgtgtgtgtgtgtgtgtgtgtgtgtgtgtgtgtgtgtgtgtgtgtgtgtgtgtgtgtgtgtgtgtgtgtgtgtgtgtgtgtgtgtgtgtgtgtgtgtgtgtgtgtgtgtgtgtgtgtgtgtgtgtgtgtgtgtgtgtgtgtgtgtgtgtgtgtgtgtgtgtgtagtttattTGAGTTACTGTGATGAGTATGGCCTGTATTCTGCCGCCAGGCCCGTGGATGGAGGTGTTTGGTCTCGGGGAATCAGCTAAACACATTGGAACCCCTCAGAGCATCGCTATCAGGAACCCAGACTGTGCAGTAGCTACTCATCTTATCAACCTGGTAcgaaccctaacccctgacctctaactcctgacctctaacccttagAGCAGCTATCGGGAACCCAGACTATGTTGTAACTACTCATCTTATCAACCGGGTGAGATCATATCATAGAcctagtgctgggctggaacaaaagcctgctcaCCCTCTGTAGCTCTCAGGGTTTGTGGTCATTGGATATCTTAACAGATGCTTCCCATTCTTTTCCATGATTCTGCCCTGCAGGTGGGTCCTATCGCTGTGACGTCAGCCAACCCCACAGGAGAAGcagacaccacacaccacaaCCAGGTGTACGCCAAGCTGGGAGACAAGGTGCCCACAGCCTTGTTTATACCTGCTCCTTTTGTTCTGACCCTGTTTACATTCTGATTATGACCACATTTTCTGAAATATATCTACACGTGGTATGTTATCAGTCCACTGTACCGCATTGTGACCACATTTCCTGGTCCCTTCCTTTATGCAAGTCACTTGACAGCtattctttcaaaataatatgtatttatttatttaaagagacATATATCAATATtactgtagtattactgtagtattactgtagtattactgtagtattactgtaggctatgaggactggccacccctcagagcctggttcctctccacccggtacagccagaagaggactggccacccctcagagcctggttcctctccaaccggtacagccagaagaggactggccacccctcagagcctggttcctctccacccggtacagccagaagaggactggccacccctcagagcctggttcctctccaaccggtacagccagaagaggactggccacccctcagagcctggttcctctccacccggtacagccagaagaggactggccacccctcagagcctggttcctctccaaccggtacagccagaagaggactggccacccctcagagcctggttcctctccacccggtacagccagaagaggactggccacccctcagagcctggtt
This DNA window, taken from Oncorhynchus gorbuscha isolate QuinsamMale2020 ecotype Even-year linkage group LG13, OgorEven_v1.0, whole genome shotgun sequence, encodes the following:
- the LOC123993779 gene encoding uncharacterized protein LOC123993779 translates to MAELEAESLHFSVGILGISGGSLLLLVNNYGSSPEKSLIPHTALGVLLLIIAALLAYSGVRRSLSQSRLFSSMCLTVSALWGGSGLVYLLVGERVLGATELRTSLVPGLAAFTLALLILAIVSLFQREVVFFIITLSISLACGHQIAGLSSPGFGQSATAACYLLVTLVGAYFGCGRLLSFITRGRVEAPGTRLKKRRAGGQGSRVPEDCNDVVPVGLVMNLLSASVLACPLLAVVPQLTAGHVPWLWTAAVFQLGVCVLSYRAMDSLTATFYGFTSILHFTEGYSALLTAPSFSILPSSPVPFPVVFSVLFFILALFSCQKSLAEGLYQLFFVAYTIAIAAQPSLSFQAGAQGVQAAIFVVSAVMLLVTSYNMLANRIPTGEGMFKALVMRVSNLTLRPRDRQLHDPYLGYSRYADAEVLGHACSVLAAFSITSSVEERDPLAVLVLPWTVVAGGILQLLVGSVAFSRGKTLESTAFILYGVMWSVWGLTRYGGLYGDTRGFNVAVGIISFLLFNSLVTVGALFLNIAWFLYAATFHLIIISFLLDAVGALPYGYDIGVSIVFGLVSFYCFLSGLFNMTFLTPQLPLGRALVRLSGEGGGGRDTCPHVPARKATAVHQIAEIMKSGGICGMPTDTVYVLVAACNRPEAVEKAYRCKQQAQDRPMSLWVSSINQLEPVRSLLSPLLWDFMSAAWPSSISMVIPRGPWMEVFGLGESAKHIGTPQSIAIRNPDCAVATHLINLVGPIAVTSANPTGEADTTHHNQVYAKLGDKVDGVLCDGPSPENSASTVVDCTKIESGHIGFFRVGLIPKSQVLQIFEDIQKRHSHGQINPGFETDLTEPGPNLTDPQRHTEQHNTQSPESSPVPPATQSPAYIDTSPHPSDSPSYRPWVLTTTEDS